In the Scyliorhinus torazame isolate Kashiwa2021f chromosome 4, sScyTor2.1, whole genome shotgun sequence genome, one interval contains:
- the LOC140411358 gene encoding probable G-protein coupled receptor 139, with translation MGQPVILLIKEIYFPVIATIGVPANMLTIVVLCRGKCGLSKCISFYMLAMATADLLVMIINVMVNHIFSYNFPLSFLSHTPVCKSILYLATVALELSIWFTVSFTIDRFAVICCQKFKAKYCTERTVVVVITIFSVLVVLKNVPFFFAYEPQQIIDNMQWGCRSGVAFFSSPIGATFFWFHITCKVCLPFTLIVLFNSLTSRRIITASRTRKKLRSDKAEEKSDAEIENRRKSIILLFTVSGTFLLVWLTAVVSFVTTGLITLRSYRGDRTNPGYIASESGNMLKFLSSCLNPWIYAATQRKFREDLKKVLKSPCTLILRCIKKISQST, from the exons ATGGGACAACCAGTTATTTTACTGATAAAAGAGATTTACTTCCCAGTTATCGCAACTATTGGTGTACCTG CGAACATGCTGACAATTGTGGTTCTTTGCcgaggaaagtgtggcctctccaaatgtatCTCCTTCTACATGTTGgccatggcaacagcagatctaCTCGTCATGATTATCAATGTAATGGTGAATCACATTTTCAGTTATAACTTTCCACTTTCATTTCTCTCCCACACTCCCGTGTGTAAGTCCATTCTGTACCTGGCTACTGTAGCACTTGAATTGTCCATTTGGTTCACTGTCTCCTTCACCATTGATCGGTTTGCAGTTATCTGCTGCCAGAAGTTTAAAGCAAAGTATTGCACCGAGAGAACTGTGGTTGTGGTCATAACAATATTCTCTGTCCTGGTCGTTTTGAAGAATGTCCCATTTTTCTTTGCTTACGAACCTCAGCAAATCATTGACaacatgcagtggggttgcaggtcTGGTGTGGCATTTTTTTCCTCACCTATTGGTGCGACATTCTTCTGGTTTCACATCACCTGTAAGGTTTGCCTTCCTTTTACTTTAATTGTCTTATTTAATTCTTTGACAAGCAGACGTATTATAACGGCAAGCAGAACCCGAAAGAAACTCCGGTCTGACAAAGCTGAAGAAAAGTCTGATGCAGAGATCGAgaaccggaggaaatccatcatcttGCTCTTCACTGTGTCGGGCACCTTTTTACTGGTGTGGCTGACAGCTGTGGTTAGTTTTGTGACCACTGGATTGATAACTCTCCGTTCTTACCGAGGTGACCGTACAAACCCTGGCTATATCGCCAGCGAAAGTGGAAATATGTTGAAGTTTTTAAGTTCCTGTCTAAACCCGTGGATTTATGCAGCCACCCAGAGGAAATTCCGGGAAGATCTCAAGAAGGTGCTGAAATCTCCCTGCACACTGATTCTGCGGTGTATCAAAAAAATAAGCCAATCGACCTAG